In Cryptococcus deuterogattii R265 chromosome 4, complete sequence, a genomic segment contains:
- a CDS encoding histone, translating to MARTVTSPSRGGGRSSLGEGSRKTKNTARKSTGGKAPRHSGAQRNPPPDPKSPSGPKKKHRFRPGTVALREIRHYQKTTDLLIAKLPFSRVVREVAMNVGSSDVGEYRWQSSAIMALQEAAEAFLVHLFEDANLCAIHAKRVTIMQKDLQLARRIRGRY from the exons ATGGCAAGAACAGTAACGAGCCCAagtcgaggaggaggccGATCAAGTTTAGGCGAAGGAAGCCGGAAAACCAAGAACAcggcgaggaagagtacAGGTGGTAAAGCACCTAGACATAGCGGAG CACAACGaaatcctcctccagatcCTAAATCACCCTCCGGaccaaaaaagaagcatCGTTTCCGCCCTGGTACAGTCGCTCTGCGTGAAATTCGGCATTATCAGAAAACGACTGATTTGTTGATTGCCAAACTCCCATTCTCCCGAGTT GTGAGGGAAGTAGCCATGAACGTGGGTTCTAGTGATGTGGGCGAATATCGATGGCAGAGTTCGGCAATCATGGCGTTACAAGAAGCAGCGGAGGCTTTTCTTGTTCATCTCTTTGAAGATGC AAATCTATGTGCCATCCACGCAAAGAGGGTGACGATCATGCAAAAGGACTTGCAACTAGCTCGGCGGATCCGGGGAAGATATTAG
- a CDS encoding COPII-coated vesicle protein, protein MLFRTLIPFLLALPLAFAHRIEIEAGEKECFYETLGPQDKMTVTYEVGGGGHLDIDFYVTDPQGKVIHTKNKQPQGSWSISSSQEGRFTFCFSNEMSSYTTKTLSFNVHGQLYMGDDEQIAPVEQEVRDLSAGLQLVKDEQAYLVVRERVHRDTCESTNSRVKWWSIAQIVILLGVCGWNIHYLKSWFEVKRVL, encoded by the exons ATGCTCTTCCGAACactcatccccttcttgCTCGCACTCCCTCTCGCATTTGCCCACCGGATAGAGATTGAGGCTGGCGAGAAGGAATGTTTCTACGAAACCCTTGGCCCACAAGATAAA ATGACAGTGACATACGAagttggtggtggtgggcaTCTCGATATCGACTTTTAT GTGACCGACCCTCAAGGAAAAGTGATCCATACCAAGAATAAGCAACCACAAGGATCATGGtctatctcttccagcCAAGAAGGTCGGTTTACATTCTGCTTTAGCAATGAAATGTCCAGTTACACCACCAAAACTTTATC ATTCAACGTCCACGGCCAGCTTTACATGGGTGATGACGAACAGATTGCACCTGTTGAGCAAGAAGTCCGGGACCTCAGTGCCGGTCTTCAGCTCGTCAAGGACGAACAGGCATACCTCGTTGTTCGAGAACGTGTTCACAGAGATA CTTGCGAATCGACAAACTCTCGAGTCAAGTGGTGGTCTATTGCTCAAATTGTAATCCTTCTCGGCGTTTGTGGGTGGAATATCCATTACCTGAAGAGCTGGTTCGAGGTGAAGAGAGTTTTATGA
- a CDS encoding chaperone regulator translates to MVADTTYYDLLEVSVDATEVEIKKAYKKKAMQHHPDKNPDDPNSHETFQRIGQAYETLSNPNDRATYDQYGVDGPPRGGMPSDMDMDDLFSAMFGGGFDDFGGGMGGGFFDPSGGRGGGRRKPSKGRDTTVPYDITLEEVFKGKKVVMSIERDRVCGGCKGSGARPGVTPKECSKCSGKGVVFTDRMLGPGLVGKVKQPCPECNGEGVKLRDKEKCKKCKGQKVVKEKKRIEFMIEPGTEDGERIALRGEGDEAPDIPPGDVIFLIRHLPHPSFRAQPHSPGSLTILLSIRLSEALLGFSRVLFIHLDGKGVHVTSKKGERVIQPGSVWVIKGEGLPIRGKGKRGDMYVRFDVEFPTADWAKGVEIEGGESTKVELPGRKPDLGLSPEQIVVRELSDKPVN, encoded by the exons ATGGTCGCAGACACCACCTACTACGACCTCCTCGAGGTCTCCGTGGACGCTACAGAGGTAGAGATCAAAAAGGCATACAAGAAAAAGGCCATGCAGCACCATCCA GACAAG AATCCGGATGATCCCAATTCTCATGAAACATTTCAACGTATCGGCCAAGCGTACGAAACGCTTTCGAACCCCAATGAC CGTGCAACATATGACCAGTATGGGGTGGATGGTCCTCCTCGGGGCGGTATGCCCTCGGATATGGACATGGACgatctcttctctgccaTGTTTGGTGGCGGATTTGACGACTTTGGCGGCGGGATGGGCGGAGGGTTCTTTGATCCTAGTGGCGGCCGTGGTGGAGGACGACGGAAACCATCAAAAGGCAGGGACACCACTGTTCCGTATGATATCACTCTGGAAGAGGTATtcaaggggaagaaggtggtgatGAGCATTGAACGAGATCGAGTATGTGGAGGATGCAAAGGAAGTGGTGCAAGGCCGGGTGTGACACCGAAAGAGTGTTCAAAATGTTCAGGTAAAGGTGTGGTGTTTACCGATCGCATG CTTGGTCCAGGACTTGTGGGTAAAGTCAAGCAACCATGTCCTGAATGTAATGGCGAGGGTGTCAAACTTCGGGACAAGGAAAAATGCAAGAAATGTAAAGGCCAAAAGGttgtgaaagagaagaagaggatagaGTTCATGATTGAGCCCGGAACAGAGGATGGCGAACGGATAGCAttgagaggagagggtgaTGAAGCG CCCGATATCCCACCAGGCGATGTGATCTTCCTGATCCGACACCTTCCTCACCCTTCCTTCCGTGCCCAACCGCATTCCCCCGGCTCACtcaccatccttctctccatccgtCTCTCCGAAGCTCTCCTCGGTTTCTCCCGCGTCCTTTTTATTCATCTCGACGGTAAAGGCGTTCATGTCACTAGCAAAAAGGGGGAACGAGTCATCCAGCCCGGTAGTGTCTGGGTGATTAAGGGTGAAGGGTTACCTATACGGGGTAAAGGCAAGAGAGGGGACATGTATGTCCGATTCGATGTAGAATTCCCAACGGCGGATTGGGCAAAGGGAGTAGAGATCGAGGGGGGAGAGAGTACAAAGGTGGAGTTGCCGGGAAGGAAACCTGATTTGGGATTGAGTCCGGAACAGATAGTTGTGAGAGAGTTATCAGACAAGCCGGTTAACTAG
- a CDS encoding citrate synthase mitochondrial → MSFIASRNALRSQLRPSLARTFASTPAAHAQSLKDRMAELIPQEIENVKATRAAHGAKSLGDVTVDMAYGGMRGIKGLIWEGSVLDPNEGIRFRGLTIPECQQKLPSAPGGSEPLPEALFWLLLTGEVPTDEQVKGLSQEWAARAAIPKFVEELIDRCPNTLHPMTQFAIAVNALNHDSAFAKAYSNGVHKKEYWKTTFDDSMDLIAKLPNIAGRIFRNVFGDGKLPPIDPSKDYSANLATLLGFGDNADFVELMRLYITIHSDHEGGNVSAHTGHLVGSALSDPFLAFGASLNGLAGPLHGLANQEVLRWVQKMRSQIGEEASDEKVAEYVWSTLKSGQVVPGYGHAVLRKTDPRYTAQREFALKHLPEDPLFKLVGQIYKIVPNILLEAGKAKNPWPNVDAHSGVLLTYYGLHQQDFYTVLFGVSRAFGVVSQLIWDRALGMPLERPKSYSTEAIKKMFEGK, encoded by the exons ATGAGCTTCATTGCCAGCCGAAACGCCCTCAGGTCCCAG TTGCGTCCCTCCCTCGCGAGGACCTTCGCTTCCACCCCTGCCGCCCACGCTCAGTCCCTCAAGGACCGCATGGCCGAGCTCATCCCccaagagattgaaaacGTCAAGGCTACTCGTGCCGCCCACGGCGCTAAGTCCCTCGGCGATGTCACCGTCGACATGGCTTACGGTGGTATGCGAGGCATCAAGGGCCTTATATGGGAGGGTTCCGTCCTCGACCCCAACGAGGGTATTCGATTCCGTGGCTTGACTATTCCCGAGTGTCAGCAGAAGCTCCCCTCTGCTCCCGGAGGTTCCGAGCCCTTGCCTGAGGCCCTTTTCTGGTTGCTCTTGACTGGTGAGGTCCCTACCGACGAGCAGGTCAAGGGTCTTTCTCAGGAATGGGCTGCCAGGGCTGCCATCCCCAAGTTCGTTGAGGAATTGATCGACCGATGCCCTAACACTCTCCACCCCATGACCCAGTTCGCCATCGCCGTTAACGCC CTTAACCACGACTCTGCCTTCGCCAAGGCCTACTCTAACGGTGTCCACAAGAAGGAGTACTGGAAGACCACCTTCGATGACTCCATGGACCTCATTGCCAAGCTCCCCAACATTGCTGGCCGAATCTTCCGAAACGTCTTCGGTGACGGCAAGCTCCCTCCCATTGACCCCAGCAAGGACTACTCTGCCAACTTGGCTACCTTGCTCGGTTTCGGTGACAACGCTGACTTTGTCGAGCTCATGAGGTTGTACATCACCATCCACTCTGACCACGAGGGTGGTAACGTTTCCGCTCACACCGGTCACTTGGTCGGTTCCGCTCTCTCTGAccccttccttgccttcggTGCTTCCTTGAACGGTCTCGCCGGTCCCCTCCATGGTCTCGCTAACCAGGAAGTCCTCCGATGGGTCCAGAAGATGCGATCTCAGATcggtgaagaagcttcTGACGAGAAGGTCGCCGAGTACGTCTGGTCTACCCTCAAGTCTGGCCAGGTCGTTCCCGGTTACGGCCACGCCGTCCTTAGGAAGACT GACCCCCGATACACTGCTCAGCGAGAGTTCGCCCTCAAGCACTTGCCCGAGGACCctctcttcaagcttgtcGGTCAGATCTACAAGATCGTCCCTAACATTCTCCTCGAGGCCGGTAAGGCCAAGA ACCCCTGGCCCAACGTCGACGCCCACTCTGGTGTCCTCCTTACTTACTACGGTCTCCACCAGCAGGACTTCTACACCGTCCTCTTCGGTGTCTCCCGTGCCTTTGGTGTTGTTTCTCAGCTCATCTGGGACCGAGCTCTCGGT ATGCCCCTTGAGAGGCCCAAGTCTTACTCCACTGAGGccatcaagaagatgtTCGAGGGCAAGTAA
- a CDS encoding specific RNA polymerase II transcription factor, which produces MNGIHHQAAAAYEGRTEEGRADPYPQQQHYPTSVQPSFQPPPPLSPPSSSPFAFAPPPLGNTLPPVGTSRPPLVSHHSDPPPIAQPLSYSFMKQQQQQPPPAPHHGSYPYATSIPMGYRSYSGDERNSPQSMNSRAPALSNLSTHSGSVSAQSSPLPSNIQYQRPMVPGPYEAPMGQTLPGSNRTAVHPQGYYTPGYSSPLSTEMPRSLSYPSGYPQPYTYMPSLTSTSFHPSIPGYTPLTRHHTLGGGSSYAFGSRQPVQDRPFKCDECLQSFNRNHDLKRHKRIHLSIKPFGCEKCGKTFSRKDALRRHWLVKGCRGAEGATAPIVPLYPLSATSSQPPTLSPPTPTTLVSPIEQLKCNPITGSSSSSRSSTALPPLSSLPQHQSADQSQIILTPCEPSGLELAQATTPVTQIAIKMVDPAVGNVDVGSGSGSAGSMGEGFAPEDFDSAIQVKPASVTSTDAKSNASPFSRTGTSPPESIHPHPYRRSTLTLAPDGTGPSPSSSYKDTMAFAPSSLGADGKPVFITPFTQTAQSFAVHQQGTNVNQTSSEATTMERQASSDTMPETWQRWHRPSFPFPAPPGVSYTFDPSSPIEARGPSYTQ; this is translated from the exons ATGAACGGCATACATCATCAGGCGGCAGCAGCGTACGAGGGACGaacagaggaaggaagagccgAT CCATATccccagcagcagcattACCCTACCTCAGTGCAGCCATCTTTccagcctcctccccctctaTCCCCtccatcgtcttctcctttcgcCTTTGCACCTCCCCCTCTCGGAAACACGCTGCCGCCAGTCGGGACGTCTCGTCCTCCATTGGTGTCACATCATTCTGATCCACCACCTATCGCTCAACCGTTATCCTATTCGTTCATgaagcagcaacagcaacaaccacctccagctcctcaCCACGGAAGTTATCCCTATGCCACCAGTATCCCCATGGGCTATCGTTCGTATTCGGGGGATGAGAGGAATTCCCCTCAATCAATGAACAGTAGAGCGCCTGCTCTGAGCAATCTCTCTACTCATTCTGGCTCGGTATCTGCCCAGTCTAGCCCATTACCATCAAATATTCAGTATCAGCGTCCAATGGTCCCCGGACCATATGAAGCACCCATGGGACAAACACTGCCAGGTTCGAATCGTACAGCGGTGCATCCTCAAGGTTACTACACTCCTGGGTATTCGTCGCCATTATCTACGGAGATGCCCCGTTCGCTTTCCTACCCCTCTGGATACCCCCAACCGTACACTTACATGCCCTCATTGACATCCACGTCTTTCCACCCGTCCATCCCTGGGTATACACCACTTACGAGACATCATACTCTTGGTGGCGGATCTTCATACGCGTTTGGCAGCCGACAACCGGTTCAAGATCGGCCGTTCAAGTGTGATGAATGTTTGCAGAGTTTT AACCGTAATCACGACTTGAAACGTCATAAAAGAATCCATCTCAGTATCAAACCCTTTGGCTGTGAGAAATGTGGTAAAACATTCTCCCGTAAAGACGCTTTGAGAAGACATTGGCTCGTCAAAGGATGTCGAGGTGCTGAGGGCGCCACCGCACCTATAG TGCCGCTTTACCCTCTTTCTGCGACCTCTTCCCAGCCGCCCACATTATCTCCTCCTACGCCTACTACACTGGTTTCTCCCATCGAACAGCTTAAATGTAACCCTATCACGGgttcgtcatcttcctctcggTCCAGCACTGCCCTTCCGCCCTTGTCAAGTCTTCCTCAGCATCAATCAGCCGATCAGTCACAGATTATCCTCACTCCTTGTGAGCCTTCCGGCTTGGAGCTTGCACAAGCCACTACTCCCGTTACTCAAATTGCAATCAAGATGGTGGATCCGGCTGTAGGGAACGTCGATGTTGGAAGCGGATCAGGTAGTGCTGGGTCGATGGGAGAAGGTTTCGCTCCCGAGGACTTTGACAGCGCTATACAGGTCAAACCGGCCAGTGTCACGTCGACTGATGCCAAAAGTAACGCCTCACCTTTCTCTCGCACAGGCACTTCACCTCCCGAAAGTAttcaccctcatccttATCGAAGATCGACTCTGACCTTGGCGCCTGACGGGACTGGACCTTCACCCTCAAGCTCCTATAAAGATACTATGGCTTTTGCTCCGAGTAGTCTTGGGGCCGACGGGAAGCCAGTGTTCATCACGCCGTTTACACAAACAGCACAGTCTTTTGCTGTACATCAGCAAGGGACGAATGTCAATCAGACTTCTTCCGAAGCGACTACAATGGAGAGGCAAGCGAGTTCGGATACCATGCCTGAGACATGGCAAAGATG GCACCGTCCGTCGTTCCCCTTCCCTGCTCCTCCTGGAGTCTCATACACCTTTGACCCCTCAAGTCCTATCGAGGCTAGAGGCCCGTCATACACCCAGTAA
- a CDS encoding ran-binding protein 1 yields MAEPTETVNAGEEHDPHFEPVIRLTEQVEAKTFEEDEEPLFKMRAKLFRFHKDTTEWKERGTGDVRLLKHKETGKVRLVMRRDKTLKVCANHILSPDMKLSPNVGSDRSWVYNVAADYAEGEASAETLAIRFGNSENANLFKQAFEDAQAHNASLSGAAPKEEQESAGAAEPEATAESAAPEAEAKKEEAPAAEESKPEEPATGAEAETKVADAPAAAEVKEEGTREADEAAAEKKGEEE; encoded by the exons ATGGCTGAACCCACCGAAACCGTCAACGCCGGC GAAGAGCATGACCCCCATTTCGAGCCGGTAATTCGTCTCACTGAACAGGTCGAGGCCAAGACctttgaggaggatgaggagccTCTCTTCAAGAT GCGAGCGAAGCTTTTCCGATTCCACAAGGACACCACTGAGTGGAAGGAGCGTGGTACCGGTGACGTCCGATTGCTTAAGCACAAGGAGACTGGCAAGGTCCGACTTGTCATGCGTCGGGATAAGACTTTGAAGGTCTGTGCCAACCATATCC TTTCTCCTGACATGAAGCTTTCTCCCAATGTCGGTTCTGACCGATCTTGGGTTTATAACGTCGCCGCCGACTATGCCGAAGGTGAGGCTTCCGCCGAGACCCTGGCTATCAGGTTCGGTAACTCTGAAA ACGccaacctcttcaagcaGGCTTTCGAGGATGCCCAGGCCCACAACGCCAGCTTGAGCGGTGCAGCTCccaaggaggagcaggagtCCGCCGGCGCTGCCGAGCCTGAAGCTACCGCC GAGTCCGCCGCCCCTGAGGCCGAGGctaagaaggaagaggccCCTGCCGCCGAAGAGTCCAAGCCCGAAGAGCCCGCTACCGGTGCCGAAGCCGAGACAAAGGTTGCCGACGCCCCCGCTGCTGCcgaggtcaaggaggaaggaaccCGTGAGGCTGACGAGGCTGcagctgagaagaagggtgaggaagagtaa
- a CDS encoding uncharacterized protein (genome sequence mistake) encodes MVEKDPRDPYKVKDGVQKKKAASGIYTPPTFPGPSGLHLPLPQQSHSLDTPGQHSISGLGLGPMYPTSLSLSTQSSSSDHPDFMVPQRTPMSPNNGRFGRTFSGNVRRLSSMTALTSGMTSPGRLGEEETGGTRGGGGQSQSESRKGSSHSHSYSHTYSYYTSGTPSLESSSSYDPHSSLEHYSNPQPLVSSPVSLSGSASASVSALTPTNFYAPSLPSSSPSAASLGIVYNVEEESGEDGMEGGGKNVSRPSPQTKGRRKPVPRLSEEEDKNVAEKMEALQVGL; translated from the exons atggtggagaaagATCCTAGGGATCCGTATAAAGTAAAAGATGGtgtgcagaagaagaaggctgctaGTGGTATATATACTC ctcctACATTCCCTGGACCAAGCGGCCTCCACCTGCCCCTCCCACAACAATCCCACTCCCTTGACACACCAGGCCAGCACTCGATCTCGGGCTTGGGTCTAGGCCCCATGTACCCAACATCCCTATCCTTATCCAcccaatcttcctcctccgaCCACCCGGACTTTATGGTTCCTCAGCGTACACCGATGAGCCCCAACAATGGCCGATTTGGGAGAACGTTCTCTGGCAATGTGAGGCGGCTGTCAAGTATGACCGCCTTGACGTCGGGGATGACCAGTCCTGGTAggcttggagaagaggaaactGGCGGTACCcggggtggtggtggcCAGAGTCAGAGTGAGAGCCGGAAAGGAAGCTCGCACTCGCATTCCTATTCACATACCTATTCATATTATACCTCGGGAACACCGTCCCTCGAATCAAGCTCGAGCTACGATCCTCATTCCAGTTTGGAACACTACTCCAACCCTCAACCCCTCGTTTCTTCACCCGTCTCCCTCTCTGgctccgcctccgcctcgGTCTCCGCTCTCACCCCCACCAACTTTTACGCGCCCTCATTaccctcatcttcaccgTCAGCCGCTTCTCTCGGTATAGTGTACAAtgtagaggaagaatctggagaagatgggatggaaggtggGGGTAAAAATGTATCAAGACCGAGCCCGCAAacaaagggaaggagaaaacCTGTACCGCGGTTgtcggaggaggaggataagaATGTAGCGGAGAAAATGGAGGCTTTACAGGTGGGGCTGTAA
- a CDS encoding 26S proteasome regulatory subunit N3, protein MANQPERLADAQSKDAGEKAQGGEEKPVVETVPSVEEEILNNIALIGRAVNTIEPRFTIRVLRTLTSLRKKLTKNTLKSVLDDAFPKGSKTGQTLIASPIFSSLPDSAPAADEKESDAMEVDTSVPATEGTAAEAATGPSPKKKFVPPIDPVTGDLLPEGIVYLRLLLILANLDAGHVVEAGDFAMETADLISSWNRRTMDQLAGKVWFYVARSYELQGRLVELQPQFLAIRQTAALRKDETLEVTVLNLLLRSYLANSQYEQAEKLVSKAQFHGAANQAQTVRWLFYTGRLRAIQLNYAEARNYLQTAIRRAPKDEVAPGFVQLIHKYFIIVVLLTGVIPDRALFRKPVLKQALTPYFQIVQAVRIGDVAGFQKAFQTHEATFFADSTHFLISRLRHFVIKTALRTITLAYSRISLADVCIKLHLDSEEDTEYIVAKAIKDGVIDATIDPQGGWMQSKVAKDLYETDEPAKQFQKRVQYCTQVYNESVRAMRYPPNAHRKELDSAAESRERDREIAQLIQESDEPDDMDDMGDL, encoded by the exons ATGGCGAACCAACCAGAAAGGCTCGCGGACGCCCAGAGCAAGGACGCTGGTGAAAAAGCGCaggggggagaggagaagccTGTCGTGGAAACTGTCCCATCCGTCGAAGAGG AAatcctcaacaacatcgCTTTGATCGGTCGGGCCGTTAACACTATCGAGCCTCGATTCACCATCCGTGTTTTGCGAACTTTGACgtctttgaggaagaagttgacAAAGAACACTTTGAAGTCTGTATTGGATGATGCATTCCCCAAAGGAT CCAAGACCGGCCAAACACTCATCGCCTCgcccatcttttcctctctccccgATTCTGCGCCCGCCGCTGATGAGAAAGAATCAGATGCGATGGAAGTCGACACTTCTGTCCCCGCTACTGAAGGAACTGCCGCCGAAGCAGCTACCGGCCCATCccccaagaagaagtttgtGCCCCCTATAGATCCTGTTACTGGTGACCTTTTACCTGAGGGGATTGTGTATTTGAGGCTGCTCTTGATTCTCGCCAACCTTGATGCGGGGCATGTTGTTGAG GCTGGAGACTTTGCGATGGAGACTGCAGACTTAATTAGCTCTTGGAACAGACGGACAATGGACCAGCTTGCTGGCAAGGTTTGGTTCTACGTCGCTCGCTCTTATGAGCTTCAGGGCCGTTTGGTTGAGCTTCAACC CCAATTCCTGGCCATTCGACAGACTGCCGCTCTGAGGAAAGACGAGACTCTTGAGGTTACTgtcctcaaccttctctTGCGGTCTTACCTCGCCAACTCTCAATACGAACAAGCCGAGAAGCTCGTTTCCAAAGCTCAATTCCACGGCGCTGCCAACCAAGCTCAGACTGTCCGATGGCTATTCTACACTGGACGACTTCGAGCCATTCAGCTAAACTATGCTGAAGCCCGAAATTATCTTCAGACGGCGATCAGGAGAGCACCCAAAGACGAAGTTGCCCCCGGATTTGTTCAGCTTATCCATAAGTACTTTATCATCGTTGTGTTATTGACCGGTGTCATTCCCGACCGAGCTTTGTTCCGCAAGCCAGTCCTCAAACAAGCCCTCACCCCTTACTTTCAAATTGTTCAAGCTGTACGTATCGGCGATGTCGCCGGTTTCCAAAAAGCTTTCCAAACCCATGAAGCCACCTTTTTTGCCGACTCTACCCATTTCCTCATTTCCCGTTTGCGACACTTTGTCATCAAAACTGCTTTGCGTACCATTACTCTTGCATATTCCCGTATCTCCCTTGCCGATGTCTGCATCAAGCTCCACCTCGACTCGGAGGAGGACACAGAGTACATTGTCGCCAAGGCGATTAAGGATGGCGTGATTGATGCGACGATTGATCCTCAGGGTGGATGGATGCAGAGCAAAGTCGCGAAAGACCTCTATGAGACGGATGAGCCGGCGAAACAGTTCCAGAAGAGAGTACAGTATTGCACTCAGGTGTATAACGAGAGTGTCAGG gCGATGCGATACCCTCCAAATGCCCACCGTAAAGAGCTCGACTCTGCAGCCGAGTCGCGCGAACGAGACCGAGAGATTGCGCAGCTTATTCAAGAGAGTGATGAGCCCGATGACATGGATGACATGGGGGATTTGTAG
- a CDS encoding protein disulfide-isomerase domain — protein sequence MRLSISISAALLAFTSLVSASNVVDLDTTNFDQIIGQDKGALVEFYAPWCGHCKNLAPTYERLADAFPSNKVIIAKTDADGVGRELGSRFGVSGFPTLKWFPAGSLEPIPYSGARDLETLAAFVTKQSGVKSNIKPPPPPAYTELDVSNFDEIALNESKDVLVAFTAPWCGHCKNMKPAYEKVAKVFSSEPDVVIALMDADDAENKPVAQRYGVSSFPTIKFFPKGSKDPVPYDSGRTAEQFVDWINDKSGTHRSVSGLLSETAGRVLTLDNLASEFFSANVPERSEIVKKAQETVTTLDKKSRATADYYIKAMERITAKGEEWLAKEQARLANLLASPSLAPTKLDELKVKINILSAFAAQKAGEAYDSAEEILEGAWDSAKQIPIQAKDGLDQFADAVEEKAKRIRSDL from the exons ATGCGGCTCAGTATCTCAATCTCAGCGgctcttcttgcttttaCCTCTTTGGTGTCCGCCAGCAACGTCGTGGATCTCGACACTACTAACTTTGACCAA ATTATTGGACAAGACAAGGGTGCCCTTGTCGAATT CTACGCACC ATGGTGTGGACACTGCAAGAACC TCGCTCCTACTTATGAGCGTCTTGCTGACGCTTTCCCCTCT AACAAGGTTATCATCGCCAAGACTGATGCTGACGGTGTCGGTCGGGAACTCGGTTCTCGATTCGGTGTCTCTGGTTTCCCCA CTCTCAAGTGGTTCCCTGCTGGCTCTCTTGAGCCCATACCTTACAGCGGTGCTCGAGACCTTGAAACCCTTGCTGCATT CGTTACCAAACAATCTGGCGTCAAGTCCAACATTaagcctcctccccctccagCTTACACCGAACTCGATGTTTCCAACTTTGACGAAATTGCCCTTAACGAGAGCAAGGATGTCCTTGTTGCCTTCACTGCTCCTTGG TGCGGTCACTGCAAGAACATGAAGCCTGCCTATGAAAAGGTCGCCAAGGTCTTCTCCTCTGAGCCCGACGTCGTCATCGCCTTGATGGATGCCGATGATGCTGAGAACAAGCCTGTCGCTCAGAGGTACGGTGTTTCAAGCTTCCCTACTATCAAATTCTTCCCCAAGGGTTCCAAGGACCCTGTCCCCTATGACTCTGGTAGAACTGCCGAACAGTTTGTCGAC TGGATCAACGACAAGTCTGGCACTCACCGATCTGTCTCCGGTCTTCTTTCTGAGACTGCCGGCCGTGTCCTCACGCTTGACAACCTCGCTTCCGAGTTCTTCTCCGCCAACGTCCCTGAGCGTTCTGAGATTGTCAAGAAGGCCCAGGAGACCGTCACTACTCTCgacaagaagagcagggCTACCGCCGATTACTATATCAAGGCTATGGAGAGGATTACCGCCAAGGGTGAAGAGTGGTTGGCCAAGGAACAAGCTCG ACTTGCCAACCTTCTtgcttccccttctctcgctcctACCAAGCTCGACGAGCTCAAGGTCAAGATTAACATTCTTTCCGCTTTCGCCGCCCAAAAGGCTGGTGAGGCTTACGACTCTGCCGAAGAAATTCTTGAGGGTGCTTGGGACTCTGCCAAGCAGATCCCTATCCAGGCGAAGGATGGTCTCGATCAGTTTGCCGATGCcgttgaggagaaggcaaaaAGGATTAGGTCTGATCTCTAA
- a CDS encoding protein translocase SEC61 complex gamma subunit archaeal and eukaryotic has product MSERLTEFAEIPRQFVKEGTLFVNRCTKPSADEYKQLCRAVAIGFGVMGVIGYLVKLIHIPINNILVGGA; this is encoded by the exons ATGTCTGAGCGTCTCACCGAATTTGCTGAAATCCCAAGACAGTttgtcaaggaaggaacATTG TTTGTCAATAGATGTACTAAGCCCTCAGCGGACG AATACAAGCAACTCTGCCGAGCTGTTGCTATCGGTTTTGGCGTCATGGGTGTTATCGGCTACCTCGTCAAGCTCATTCACATCCCAAT TAACAACATCTTGGT TGGCGGCGCCTAA